A segment of the Serratia fonticola genome:
CTTTTCATTATCAGTCCATCCCCATTCACTTGACTGAGCCTGTGGTTACAGGGCTGCTTCGTCTGTTTCGCCGGTACGAATACGAATGACACGTTGCAATTCGGCAACGAAAATTTTGCCGTCACCGATCTTGCCGGTGTAGGCTGCTTTGCTAATCACATCAATCACTTCATCTAACTGGTCATCGGCAATAGCAATGTCAATTTTGACCTTAGGTAAGAAATTGACGCTGTATTCAGCTCCGCGATAGAGCTCGGCATGCCCCTTCTGGCGCCCAAACCCTTTGACTTCGGTTACGGTCAACCCCTGAATACCTACTGAGGATAGGGCTTCACGCACGTCCTCTAACTTAAATGGTTTGATCACCACGGTAACCAGCTTCATATTGCCTCTCCACGAATTAAGAGCTTATCCATTCGGCTATTTTGCTTGCCATTCTGGGCCTGGGCTGTGCCCAAACTGCCTGCACCAAATAACGCCTACCGGGATAGGCTCTAAGCCAAAAAACTCACCCCTGGTACGAGTCTTATAAAGCAAAGGCTATGCCATAAATAAT
Coding sequences within it:
- the glnK gene encoding P-II family nitrogen regulator yields the protein MKLVTVVIKPFKLEDVREALSSVGIQGLTVTEVKGFGRQKGHAELYRGAEYSVNFLPKVKIDIAIADDQLDEVIDVISKAAYTGKIGDGKIFVAELQRVIRIRTGETDEAAL